Proteins from one Dysgonomonas sp. HDW5A genomic window:
- a CDS encoding S24 family peptidase — protein sequence MHLTTKDRILHFIDFKGITKTTFLNETNIKRGFLDKDKLSASVSDLLLEKIISTYPEIDLLWLITGRGNMLKQGLVYESDSKSSSEYESCPIPVYTLDTITNSSHPVYNGAKDSESALLIPHMPNCDAALYIHTDTMYPILRTGDIVCYKRIADVNNIYWGEMYVMDISREEDENYLTLKYIHQSELGEDYVSLRSHNPIYPPQDILKKNIRRMGLVKVCIRYNCLV from the coding sequence ATGCATTTAACAACTAAAGACCGTATTCTACATTTTATTGATTTTAAGGGAATAACCAAAACCACTTTTCTTAACGAAACTAATATCAAAAGAGGATTCTTAGACAAAGACAAGCTAAGTGCTAGTGTTTCAGATCTATTGTTAGAAAAAATAATAAGTACTTATCCCGAAATTGATCTACTTTGGTTAATAACAGGAAGAGGAAATATGTTAAAACAAGGACTCGTTTATGAATCTGATTCAAAATCAAGTTCTGAATATGAATCTTGTCCTATACCCGTTTACACATTGGATACTATTACGAACTCAAGCCATCCGGTGTACAATGGGGCTAAAGATTCCGAATCAGCATTATTAATTCCTCATATGCCTAACTGCGATGCTGCCTTATATATTCATACAGATACAATGTACCCCATATTAAGAACGGGTGATATTGTTTGTTATAAAAGAATAGCGGATGTAAATAATATATATTGGGGAGAGATGTATGTTATGGACATATCCCGCGAAGAAGATGAAAATTATTTAACTCTAAAGTATATACATCAATCGGAGCTCGGAGAAGACTATGTAAGCCTTCGTAGCCATAACCCGATATATCCGCCACAAGATATATTGAAAAAAAATATAAGACGCATGGGGCTCGTCAAAGTTTGCATACGCTACAACTGTCTGGTGTAA
- the hflX gene encoding GTPase HflX — protein sequence MIDSMILSVKNQKAILVGLITQQQTEEQVNEYLDELAFLAETAGAEPVKKFTQKLEHANAVTFVGTGKLQEIKQYMEENEIGLVIFDDELSAKQIRNIEQELQVKILDRTSLILDIFAMRAQTAYAKTQVELAQYQYLLPRLTRMWSHLDRQRGGGAMMRGVGETQLESDRRIVQDKIADLKEQLKSIDKQMMVQRKNRGKMVRVALVGYTNVGKSTIMTMLSKSEVFAENKLFATLDTTVRKVIIDNLPFLLSDTVGFIRKLPTHLVESFKSTLDEVREADLLVHVVDISHPNFEEQIEIVEKTLLEIDGEEKATILVFNKIDAFTYIKKDEDDLTPSTRANVSLEELRRTWMAKLNNNCIFISATNKTNIDELKQMLYDRIKEIHVERYPYNDFLFQKYDEEEI from the coding sequence ATGATCGATTCAATGATATTAAGTGTAAAGAATCAGAAAGCCATTCTGGTAGGTCTTATCACTCAACAACAAACCGAAGAACAAGTAAACGAATACTTGGACGAATTGGCTTTTTTAGCTGAGACCGCAGGAGCCGAGCCGGTAAAGAAATTTACACAAAAACTAGAACATGCCAATGCGGTGACTTTTGTAGGAACAGGAAAGCTACAGGAGATCAAGCAATATATGGAAGAAAATGAAATCGGATTAGTAATTTTCGATGATGAACTTTCGGCCAAACAAATACGCAATATCGAACAAGAATTACAAGTTAAGATTCTGGATCGAACCAGCCTTATACTTGATATATTTGCAATGCGTGCTCAAACAGCATATGCCAAAACTCAGGTAGAATTAGCACAATACCAGTACCTCCTACCCCGCCTTACCCGTATGTGGTCTCACTTAGACAGACAAAGAGGTGGTGGAGCCATGATGCGTGGTGTAGGTGAAACTCAGCTCGAAAGCGACCGTCGTATAGTCCAGGATAAGATTGCCGATTTGAAAGAGCAATTAAAATCCATTGACAAGCAAATGATGGTTCAGAGAAAGAACAGAGGTAAAATGGTGCGTGTAGCTCTTGTCGGATACACCAACGTTGGAAAATCGACCATAATGACTATGCTTAGCAAGTCTGAGGTTTTCGCTGAAAATAAATTATTTGCAACCTTGGATACTACCGTTCGCAAAGTTATCATAGACAACCTTCCGTTCTTATTATCGGATACGGTTGGGTTTATCCGCAAATTGCCAACCCATCTGGTGGAATCATTCAAATCGACATTGGATGAAGTACGTGAAGCCGATCTGTTAGTTCATGTTGTAGATATTTCTCACCCCAACTTCGAAGAGCAAATAGAAATTGTAGAAAAAACTCTTTTAGAAATAGATGGAGAAGAAAAAGCTACGATTTTGGTATTCAACAAAATTGATGCATTTACATACATTAAAAAGGACGAAGATGATTTGACACCTTCAACCCGAGCAAATGTATCACTGGAAGAGTTACGCAGAACATGGATGGCAAAATTAAACAACAATTGCATATTTATATCGGCAACCAACAAAACCAATATTGATGAGTTGAAACAAATGCTATATGACCGAATTAAGGAAATTCATGTAGAACGTTATCCGTATAATGATTTCTTATTTCAAAAGTATGATGAAGAAGAAATTTAA
- the rbr gene encoding rubrerythrin, whose translation MEKSIKGTETEKCLLKSFAGESQARMRYTMFAKAAKNEGFEQIAAIFMETAEQEKEHAERMFKYLEGGMVEITASYPAGRIGTTAENLIEAAAGEHEEWAQDYPAFADIAEAEGFKQIAVMYRMIAKVENMHEDRYKALLARVESGEVFMREEPIEWQCINCGFVIKSKTAPKQCPACLHPQAYFEPLKWNF comes from the coding sequence ATGGAAAAGAGTATTAAAGGCACAGAAACCGAAAAATGTCTTTTAAAATCATTCGCAGGAGAATCTCAAGCAAGAATGCGTTACACCATGTTTGCCAAAGCTGCTAAAAACGAAGGTTTTGAACAGATTGCAGCCATTTTTATGGAAACTGCCGAACAAGAAAAAGAGCATGCTGAACGTATGTTCAAGTATCTGGAAGGTGGTATGGTAGAAATTACCGCTTCTTATCCTGCAGGAAGAATCGGTACTACAGCCGAAAATTTAATAGAAGCTGCTGCCGGAGAACACGAAGAATGGGCACAAGACTACCCTGCATTTGCAGATATCGCAGAAGCCGAAGGCTTTAAACAAATTGCAGTAATGTATCGCATGATCGCTAAGGTCGAAAACATGCACGAAGATCGCTACAAAGCACTTCTTGCCAGAGTTGAAAGCGGAGAAGTATTTATGCGCGAAGAACCTATCGAATGGCAATGTATCAATTGTGGCTTTGTAATCAAAAGCAAAACTGCACCTAAACAATGTCCGGCATGTTTGCATCCACAAGCATACTTTGAGCCTCTTAAATGGAATTTCTAA
- a CDS encoding DUF3857 domain-containing protein: MRLILTLFCLILLINIAKSDELPSSEIVSLISHRQIKDNKLTINDTIIIQINNRDGDNDAAIQIAYSKGDKLSVGDAWIEDMSGNIIRKLKSKEILDRSSISDISLYEDDFVKEFELKHNQYPYRVIYSYKLTLNKFVQIASYDYRNKRLKIKNAKITVETTEDQPIKYKQKNIDAPQKETSLQTIRYTWQFGYEPLLREMNASVNNSNAPLLEIVPLNFIYGVSGSFENWQTFGNWIYRLNANRDQLPESETKKIDGLIEGVTNDRDKATILYHYLQDYNRYINVTLNVGGLQTHPAEYVATNRYGDCKALTNYMKAILKYAGIPSYYTLINMSDEVEEIDPVFASQDFNHVILSIPFGKDTTFLECTTNNLPFGYIHSSIQNRKALLITENNSKLISVPAQKPVDVLCNRSIKTTLNNDNSANIAMLITRRGEEYESSNYLSKNINKNVVDKYMRNNILTGSFDLINFDFIKTSRDSAQIQLDVQCRMHSVSKKFGNNISITPYSLKVPFYEIPDKRKQDVQIDYPQYYEDSLVYDIPNTTISKVPSNVQIITPYGHYILQFKAKDNQLTVYKSMLIKAGNYPLAEYGKFYEFIQQLRNLEIKNYYIEVL, translated from the coding sequence ATGCGGTTAATACTAACCTTATTTTGTTTAATATTATTGATAAATATTGCCAAATCGGACGAATTACCATCGAGCGAAATTGTAAGTTTAATATCTCATCGACAAATAAAAGATAATAAGTTAACAATAAATGATACCATTATCATACAGATAAATAACAGGGATGGCGATAATGACGCAGCAATACAGATAGCCTATTCGAAAGGAGACAAACTATCCGTTGGCGATGCTTGGATTGAAGACATGTCGGGTAATATTATCCGCAAACTAAAAAGTAAAGAAATATTAGATCGGAGTTCTATTTCTGATATATCGCTCTATGAAGACGATTTTGTTAAAGAATTTGAACTAAAGCACAATCAATACCCATACAGAGTTATATATTCATACAAACTCACTTTAAATAAGTTTGTTCAGATAGCATCATACGATTACAGAAACAAAAGGCTGAAAATAAAAAATGCTAAGATTACGGTCGAAACGACCGAAGACCAGCCGATAAAATACAAACAAAAAAACATAGATGCTCCTCAGAAAGAAACAAGCTTACAAACAATACGTTACACCTGGCAATTCGGTTACGAACCCTTACTAAGGGAAATGAATGCTTCTGTAAACAACAGCAATGCTCCTTTATTGGAAATCGTTCCCCTAAACTTTATTTACGGTGTAAGTGGCAGTTTCGAAAACTGGCAGACTTTCGGAAACTGGATATATCGCTTAAATGCAAACAGAGATCAACTTCCCGAATCTGAAACAAAAAAAATAGACGGGCTTATCGAAGGGGTTACAAATGATAGAGATAAAGCCACAATACTTTATCATTATCTTCAAGACTATAACCGCTATATCAATGTAACGTTAAATGTCGGTGGGCTTCAAACCCACCCCGCCGAATATGTCGCGACCAATCGTTATGGAGATTGCAAAGCGCTGACCAATTACATGAAAGCGATATTAAAATATGCAGGCATACCATCCTATTATACACTTATCAATATGTCTGATGAGGTCGAAGAAATCGATCCTGTTTTTGCTTCTCAGGACTTCAATCACGTTATCCTGTCCATTCCATTTGGTAAGGATACCACTTTTTTAGAATGTACAACCAATAATCTACCATTTGGATACATACATTCTTCGATACAAAACAGAAAGGCATTGCTTATAACGGAAAATAACAGCAAACTGATTTCCGTTCCTGCCCAAAAGCCAGTAGACGTATTATGCAATCGTAGTATAAAAACAACATTGAACAACGACAATTCGGCAAATATAGCGATGTTGATAACCCGTCGGGGCGAAGAATATGAGAGCTCTAATTACCTGTCAAAAAACATCAACAAAAACGTTGTAGACAAATACATGCGAAACAATATACTTACAGGCTCATTTGATTTGATAAACTTCGATTTTATAAAAACTTCGAGAGATAGTGCTCAAATACAATTGGATGTACAATGCCGGATGCACAGCGTTTCCAAGAAATTCGGAAATAACATATCAATAACACCTTATTCTTTAAAGGTTCCTTTTTATGAAATCCCGGATAAAAGGAAACAGGATGTTCAGATTGACTATCCCCAATATTACGAAGACAGCCTTGTGTATGATATACCGAATACAACTATCAGCAAAGTTCCCTCAAACGTACAGATAATAACGCCTTACGGACACTATATCTTACAGTTTAAAGCAAAAGACAATCAACTGACGGTTTATAAATCGATGCTGATAAAAGCGGGTAACTATCCTCTTGCCGAATATGGCAAGTTTTATGAATTTATTCAGCAACTTAGAAATCTCGAAATTAAAAATTATTATATAGAAGTACTATGA
- a CDS encoding neutral zinc metallopeptidase produces MRLGGRRESDNVDDRRGRRSAGKVSLGIGGTIIVGLIIWLMGGNPMDVITQQVAEGTTSTQNYTPTEEDQQLAKFASTILAGTEDIWTEVFAQNGMKYSPPRMVLFSGATQSGCGNASSSTGPFYCPADQTLYIDLSFFEEMRTQLQAGGDFAYAYVIAHEVGHHVQYLLGTLDKVHQMQQQVSEKESNQLSVRLELQADYYAGVWIYHDNQKFKSLEDGDIEEGLNAASQIGDDRLQMQSQGYTVPDAFNHGTSAQRSRWLKKGIQTGDLRGGDTFSVAYSDL; encoded by the coding sequence ATGAGATTAGGAGGAAGAAGAGAAAGCGATAATGTAGATGATCGCCGAGGAAGACGATCGGCAGGCAAAGTATCTCTGGGTATTGGTGGCACCATCATTGTCGGGCTAATCATTTGGCTAATGGGTGGCAATCCGATGGACGTAATTACCCAACAAGTTGCAGAGGGTACAACTTCAACACAAAACTATACTCCTACCGAAGAGGATCAACAGCTTGCTAAATTTGCCAGTACAATTCTCGCAGGAACCGAAGATATATGGACCGAAGTATTTGCTCAAAACGGTATGAAGTACAGTCCACCCCGTATGGTTTTATTTTCGGGAGCAACACAATCTGGTTGTGGCAATGCCTCATCATCCACAGGACCATTTTACTGTCCGGCAGATCAAACATTATACATAGACCTTTCGTTTTTTGAAGAAATGCGAACACAGCTCCAAGCTGGTGGTGATTTTGCTTATGCCTATGTAATCGCCCACGAAGTAGGACACCATGTACAATACCTACTCGGCACATTGGACAAAGTACACCAAATGCAACAACAAGTGAGCGAAAAAGAAAGCAATCAACTCAGTGTAAGGCTCGAACTTCAGGCAGATTACTATGCCGGAGTATGGATATATCACGATAATCAGAAATTTAAATCGCTCGAAGACGGAGATATCGAAGAGGGATTAAATGCTGCTTCGCAGATTGGAGATGACCGCTTGCAAATGCAGTCACAAGGATATACAGTTCCCGATGCTTTCAATCATGGCACATCGGCTCAACGTAGCCGTTGGCTAAAGAAGGGAATCCAGACGGGTGATCTTAGAGGTGGTGACACCTTTTCGGTAGCCTACTCAGATTTGTAA
- a CDS encoding DUF3857 domain-containing protein: MRKIILCVLVAIAPLFSKAQENYSEEYGKITQYEASMTEYAADPEAEAVVIYDIGTNYFQGDDTKGFLLHMETRTKIKILKAAGTKYAQIEIPFYKDGRDVESIIDIEATVYNNENGKPTKTVLNTKKVFEEKINNDVSILKIALPDVREGSVIEYKYHIVTPFFFHMRKWEFQQKIPVIHSKLIYKAIPYYEYTYIVRGVKQFDEFDSVTKNQDIRFGSLLYQEKIYSFGMKNLPAFRDEEFISAEEDYMVSINFQISKIYFPNGGFQNYISTWPALCDDFLKRDDFGKYIKNSEKEGKKLLPTLDLANKSQLEQAIEITQYVKTMYKWDETNGKFATDNLSTFLKAKSGNSADINLYLIGLLKAANITVNPVVLSTRNHGAVSKSHPFQQFLNYVIAQIEIGGQKYFVDATEPLRYFDELPIRCTNVEALVVKPKTEEWIVTTQKEVAKTQKVFKIKVLPQQQLLKVNIEYILSGQDAYQFRNTYDGKNDNLVDYFKKNNNVNIEDSLTVINYSEMNKPFSFSFNSSTSFESASGKLFIHPFCNLSVSDNMFKQTTRTLPIDLIYLRNVEYKSEIEIPEGYKVEYLPKELTHDSRLMTINYNTKKVDNKIEVSAKYFFNTNLYDAKDYARLKYSYAEIIKQFSDMIVLVKE, encoded by the coding sequence ATGAGAAAAATAATCCTTTGTGTTTTAGTGGCTATCGCTCCATTATTTAGCAAGGCTCAGGAAAACTATTCGGAAGAATATGGCAAAATTACCCAGTACGAAGCATCTATGACTGAATATGCAGCCGACCCCGAAGCAGAGGCGGTAGTTATATATGACATCGGTACTAATTATTTTCAAGGAGACGATACAAAAGGGTTTCTTCTGCACATGGAGACCCGAACCAAAATAAAAATATTAAAGGCTGCGGGAACAAAATATGCACAGATAGAAATTCCTTTTTATAAAGATGGCAGAGATGTTGAGTCTATTATTGATATAGAAGCAACCGTATACAATAACGAAAACGGAAAGCCAACCAAAACAGTTCTTAATACTAAAAAGGTTTTTGAAGAAAAAATAAACAACGATGTATCTATCCTCAAAATCGCACTGCCCGATGTTAGAGAAGGTTCCGTCATAGAATATAAATACCACATTGTCACACCCTTTTTCTTTCATATGCGGAAATGGGAGTTCCAACAAAAAATACCTGTTATACACAGCAAGCTTATCTACAAGGCAATTCCTTATTACGAATATACTTACATAGTACGGGGCGTAAAGCAATTCGATGAATTTGATTCTGTCACAAAAAATCAGGATATAAGATTCGGATCTCTGCTTTATCAGGAAAAAATTTACTCCTTTGGTATGAAAAACCTCCCTGCATTCAGGGATGAAGAATTTATCAGTGCAGAGGAAGACTATATGGTAAGTATAAATTTCCAGATTTCTAAAATTTATTTTCCAAATGGGGGCTTTCAAAATTATATATCAACATGGCCTGCTCTTTGCGATGACTTCTTAAAAAGAGACGATTTTGGCAAATATATAAAGAACAGCGAAAAAGAAGGAAAGAAACTGTTGCCGACACTTGATCTTGCTAATAAATCGCAACTGGAACAAGCAATTGAAATTACCCAATACGTAAAAACCATGTATAAATGGGATGAAACGAATGGCAAATTTGCAACCGATAATTTATCTACTTTCCTAAAAGCAAAAAGCGGTAATTCGGCAGATATCAATTTATACCTGATCGGATTACTTAAAGCTGCCAATATAACGGTCAATCCGGTTGTTTTAAGTACCCGAAACCATGGTGCTGTAAGTAAAAGCCATCCGTTTCAGCAATTTCTAAATTATGTAATTGCCCAAATTGAAATAGGCGGACAAAAATATTTTGTTGATGCAACCGAGCCTCTTCGTTATTTTGACGAGTTACCTATACGGTGTACCAATGTTGAAGCACTAGTAGTTAAACCTAAAACCGAAGAATGGATTGTTACAACCCAAAAAGAAGTTGCAAAGACTCAAAAGGTGTTTAAGATTAAAGTATTACCTCAGCAACAATTATTGAAGGTAAATATCGAATATATACTTTCGGGGCAAGATGCTTATCAATTCCGCAATACTTACGATGGTAAAAATGATAATCTGGTAGACTATTTTAAGAAAAATAACAACGTGAATATCGAGGACAGCCTTACCGTTATCAATTATTCGGAAATGAATAAACCCTTTAGCTTCTCATTTAATTCAAGTACCTCTTTCGAAAGTGCTTCGGGTAAGTTATTCATTCATCCTTTCTGTAATCTGTCTGTTTCGGATAATATGTTCAAGCAAACCACACGAACACTTCCTATTGATCTTATCTATTTACGTAACGTAGAATATAAATCAGAAATAGAAATTCCCGAAGGTTATAAAGTAGAATATCTGCCCAAAGAGCTTACTCACGATAGTCGCTTAATGACCATAAATTACAACACAAAGAAGGTAGATAATAAGATAGAAGTATCTGCGAAATATTTCTTCAATACAAACTTATACGATGCTAAAGATTACGCACGTTTAAAGTATTCGTATGCAGAGATTATTAAACAGTTTTCCGATATGATTGTGTTGGTAAAAGAATAA
- a CDS encoding class II fructose-bisphosphate aldolase, with translation MVSYKELGLVNTRDMFAKAVKGGYAIPAFNVNNMEQLQAIVQAASETKSPVIVQASKGARQYANPILLRYMLQGAVEYAKSLGWEKPQIVLHLDHGDTFETCKDCIDSGFSSVMIDGSHLPYEENVALTKKVVEYAHQFDVTVEGELGILAGVEDDVVAEHHTYTKPEEVVDFATRTGCDSLAISIGTSHGANKFTPAQCTKDANGVLIPPPLRFDVLEACEKELPGFPIVLHGASSVPQDQVAIINKYGGALKDTIGIPEEQLRKAAASAVCKINIDSDSRLAMTAAVREVFATKPEEFDPRKYLGPARDNMKKLYKHKIEAVLGSAGKA, from the coding sequence ATGGTAAGTTACAAAGAATTAGGTCTTGTTAACACAAGAGACATGTTCGCAAAAGCAGTAAAAGGCGGATATGCAATCCCTGCGTTCAATGTTAATAATATGGAGCAGTTGCAGGCTATCGTTCAAGCTGCATCTGAAACAAAATCGCCAGTAATCGTACAGGCTTCTAAAGGAGCACGTCAGTACGCTAACCCAATTTTATTGCGTTATATGCTTCAAGGAGCTGTTGAGTACGCTAAAAGCTTAGGTTGGGAAAAACCTCAAATCGTACTTCACCTTGACCATGGTGATACTTTCGAAACTTGTAAAGACTGTATCGATTCAGGTTTCTCTTCAGTAATGATCGATGGTTCACACCTTCCATACGAAGAAAACGTTGCTCTTACTAAAAAAGTAGTTGAATACGCTCACCAATTTGACGTAACTGTTGAAGGCGAACTAGGTATTTTAGCAGGAGTTGAAGATGATGTTGTTGCAGAACACCACACATATACTAAACCTGAAGAAGTTGTTGATTTTGCTACCAGAACAGGTTGTGATTCTTTAGCTATTTCAATCGGTACTTCTCACGGAGCTAATAAATTTACTCCAGCACAATGTACTAAAGATGCTAATGGCGTGCTAATTCCACCTCCATTGCGTTTCGATGTACTAGAAGCTTGTGAAAAAGAACTTCCAGGTTTCCCTATCGTATTACACGGTGCATCTTCAGTTCCACAAGATCAAGTTGCTATAATTAACAAATACGGTGGTGCATTGAAAGATACTATCGGTATTCCAGAAGAACAACTACGCAAAGCTGCTGCTTCTGCTGTATGTAAAATCAATATCGACTCTGATAGCCGTCTAGCTATGACTGCTGCAGTTCGTGAAGTATTTGCTACTAAACCAGAAGAATTTGATCCACGTAAATATCTTGGACCAGCTCGTGACAATATGAAAAAATTGTACAAACACAAAATCGAAGCTGTGTTAGGTAGTGCAGGTAAAGCATAA